The window GGGTTGATTTTACTAATCTTGCTGATTTCACTTTGAACGGAAACGGAGCCATTTTCGACGGTCAAGGCTCACTCGCCTGGAAGGCCAATGACTGCGCCAAAACTGGAAAGTGCAACTCTCTCCCCATTGTAAGAACATTCACTTACATTAGCTAgctataattttaatgataacTACTAGCAATTAAATGAGTATATATGCCTTTTGGTAACAGAACATACGATTCACGGGTTTGACAAACTCGAAAATCATCGGCATAACATCAACGAACAGCAAACTTTTCCACATGAACGTTCTCAACTGCAAGAACGTAACTCTTGAGAATATTGGTATTGATGCACCTCCGGAGAGTCTCAACACCGATGGCATCCACATCGGAAGGTCCGTTGGCGTGAACTTAATAGGGGCAAAGGTTAAAACAGGAGATGACTGCGTTTCCATAGGAGATGGTACTGAAAATCTCATTGTTGAGAATGTGGAATGTGGACCAGGACACGGCATTGCTGTAGGAAGTCTTGGAAGGTACCCTAATGAGCAACCAGTCAGAGGAGTCACCGTGAGGAAATGCCTCATCAAGAACACCAGTAATGGTGTCCGCATCAAGACATGGCCTGGATCTCCCCCTGGTATCGCCTCCAACATTATTTTTGAGGATATCACAATGGACAATGTTAGCACTCCCATTCTCATCGACCAAGAGTATTGTCCTTATGCCGACTGCAAAGCTGGGGTATGTAACCGAATcaaatattataacaaaaaaaaaaagagagaagctacaaaattaaattttgtcaCATCATATATATCTTCTATTAATATATGTGTAGGTACCATCTAAAGTGAAATTATCGGATGTGACCTTCAAGAACATTAAGGGCACATCAGCGACAAAGACTGCTGTGAAATTAATCTGCAGCGTAGGCACGCCTTGCACTAATGTTGCTCTTGCTAACATCAACTTGGTCCACAACGGTCCAGAAG is drawn from Brassica rapa cultivar Chiifu-401-42 chromosome A05, CAAS_Brap_v3.01, whole genome shotgun sequence and contains these coding sequences:
- the MF16 gene encoding exopolygalacturonase clone GBGA483 isoform X2 is translated as MVGLRRAKTVLLVLVVVISNTIADGAPLDRGPKGSVAAAPLGATVPGGGNAAAPVGATAPAAAAGGLAAAPAGAAGAAGSLDVKAAGAKGDGTTDDTAAFTAVWKTACEAPGPSTITVPKGDYLVNNIEFLGPCKGPVTFEMSGNMKAPATVAAVKPNSGWVDFTNLADFTLNGNGAIFDGQGSLAWKANDCAKTGKCNSLPINIRFTGLTNSKIIGITSTNSKLFHMNVLNCKNVTLENIGIDAPPESLNTDGIHIGRSVGVNLIGAKVKTGDDCVSIGDGTENLIVENVECGPGHGIAVGSLGRYPNEQPVRGVTVRKCLIKNTSNGVRIKTWPGSPPGIASNIIFEDITMDNVSTPILIDQEYCPYADCKAGVPSKVKLSDVTFKNIKGTSATKTAVKLICSVGTPCTNVALANINLVHNGPEGPAVGACANMKPVLTGQMIPPACTEIAKPGP
- the MF16 gene encoding exopolygalacturonase clone GBGA483 isoform X1 codes for the protein MVGLRRAKTVLLVLVVVISNTIADGAPLDRGPKGSVAAAPLGATVPGGGNAAAPVGAATTAPAGAKGSPAAAPVGATAPAAAAGGLAAAPAGAAGAAGSLDVKAAGAKGDGTTDDTAAFTAVWKTACEAPGPSTITVPKGDYLVNNIEFLGPCKGPVTFEMSGNMKAPATVAAVKPNSGWVDFTNLADFTLNGNGAIFDGQGSLAWKANDCAKTGKCNSLPINIRFTGLTNSKIIGITSTNSKLFHMNVLNCKNVTLENIGIDAPPESLNTDGIHIGRSVGVNLIGAKVKTGDDCVSIGDGTENLIVENVECGPGHGIAVGSLGRYPNEQPVRGVTVRKCLIKNTSNGVRIKTWPGSPPGIASNIIFEDITMDNVSTPILIDQEYCPYADCKAGVPSKVKLSDVTFKNIKGTSATKTAVKLICSVGTPCTNVALANINLVHNGPEGPAVGACANMKPVLTGQMIPPACTEIAKPGP